One window from the genome of Ignavibacteria bacterium encodes:
- a CDS encoding ATP-binding protein has translation MNKKIRFNLVSEELIIQRLQFENPWWTTGQPAEFFATFEKRLHFPDFQELVEETSIRRAVILMGPRRVGKTVLMHQSISELLKHKIPSSQIFYISIENPIYNYRGLEELFHLSLKASGRKEPKGCFIFFDEIQYLKDWEIHLKSLVDSYPYTKFIVSGSASAALKLKSMESGAGRFTDFKLPPLSFREYLALLKLDQLVEKVNNGNPVFPISEFTSLNIKELNNQFINYINFGGYPEVIFNKTIQSDPGRYIKNDIIDKVLLRDLPGLYGIRDVQELNSFFTTLAYNSGNELSLESLSSTSGVDKNLLKRYLEYLEAAFLIRILNRVDDSGKKFRRATFYKIYLTNPSLRSALFTPVSQMDDSFGNMVETAIMSQLFYKDEIKPYYARWSQGKSHGEVDLVLLDDMKLKPKYAVEIKWSNRYFDKPSDLKSLTYFCKKNNLQTALVTTIDRTGNKESGDLNLNFIPASLLAYSVSL, from the coding sequence ATGAATAAAAAAATCCGATTCAATCTGGTATCAGAAGAGTTGATTATTCAACGACTTCAATTCGAAAATCCATGGTGGACCACCGGTCAGCCCGCAGAATTTTTCGCCACTTTTGAAAAAAGGCTTCACTTCCCTGATTTCCAGGAACTTGTTGAAGAAACTTCTATCAGGAGAGCGGTTATCCTTATGGGCCCCAGGCGGGTTGGGAAGACAGTTTTGATGCACCAGTCAATAAGTGAGTTGTTAAAGCATAAAATACCCTCCAGTCAAATTTTCTATATTAGTATTGAAAACCCGATATACAACTATCGAGGGCTCGAGGAATTGTTTCATCTTTCGCTTAAGGCAAGTGGCAGGAAAGAACCGAAAGGATGCTTTATCTTTTTCGATGAGATACAGTACCTGAAAGACTGGGAGATCCACCTTAAATCTCTCGTGGATAGTTATCCCTACACAAAATTCATCGTTTCAGGTTCAGCCTCGGCTGCCCTCAAGTTAAAAAGCATGGAAAGTGGAGCCGGAAGGTTTACTGACTTTAAACTTCCGCCTCTCTCCTTCAGGGAATATCTCGCTCTTCTGAAACTTGATCAACTTGTGGAAAAAGTTAACAACGGGAATCCGGTTTTTCCAATCTCTGAATTTACCTCCCTTAACATAAAGGAGCTAAATAATCAATTTATAAACTATATAAATTTTGGTGGCTATCCTGAAGTTATCTTTAACAAAACGATTCAATCAGATCCGGGAAGATATATTAAAAACGATATTATCGATAAAGTCCTGCTCCGTGACTTGCCGGGTTTATATGGCATAAGAGATGTTCAGGAACTTAACTCTTTTTTCACAACACTGGCTTATAATTCGGGAAATGAACTTTCATTAGAAAGTCTCAGCTCTACAAGTGGTGTCGACAAAAATCTCCTTAAGCGATATCTTGAGTATCTTGAGGCTGCATTTCTCATCAGAATCTTAAACAGAGTTGATGATTCAGGAAAAAAATTCAGACGGGCAACCTTTTACAAGATTTATCTGACGAATCCGTCTTTAAGAAGTGCCCTTTTCACACCGGTATCGCAGATGGATGATTCCTTTGGTAACATGGTCGAAACGGCTATCATGTCGCAGTTGTTTTATAAAGACGAAATAAAGCCTTATTATGCCAGATGGAGCCAGGGGAAAAGTCACGGCGAGGTCGACCTGGTTTTACTCGATGATATGAAGTTAAAACCAAAATATGCCGTTGAAATCAAATGGAGCAACCGTTATTTTGACAAGCCGTCAGATTTAAAAAGCCTGACATATTTTTGTAAAAAGAATAACTTACAAACTGCTCTCGTTACAACAATTGACAGGACAGGTAACAAAGAATCAGGTGATTTGAATCTAAACTTTATACCGGCCTCTCTGCTGGCATATTCCGTGAGTCTCTGA
- the nusG gene encoding transcription termination/antitermination factor NusG — MEHRWYVLQTLSGHEAKVKGLIELGVRDNTKLGEKISEVLLPQEKVYEVKDGKKKSKIRSFLPGYILICVDLDAQVKDFINNTQSVIGFLGGKNPAPLRDDEVKRIVGRVKQEEDLERLDTVFRTGDTVKIIDGPFNNFSGSVEEVNEERMKIKVLVSIFGRKTPVEIDFVQAELVH, encoded by the coding sequence ATGGAACACAGATGGTATGTATTGCAGACCCTTTCAGGTCATGAAGCCAAAGTAAAAGGCTTGATAGAGCTGGGTGTCCGTGATAATACAAAACTTGGCGAGAAGATATCAGAAGTATTGCTTCCCCAGGAAAAGGTTTACGAGGTAAAGGACGGTAAAAAGAAAAGCAAAATCAGAAGCTTTTTACCGGGCTATATTCTTATTTGTGTAGATCTTGACGCTCAGGTTAAGGATTTTATAAACAACACACAGTCGGTTATAGGATTTTTGGGCGGAAAAAACCCCGCTCCTCTTCGCGATGATGAAGTAAAAAGAATTGTCGGCAGAGTGAAGCAGGAAGAGGATCTCGAAAGATTGGATACTGTATTCAGAACGGGAGATACAGTTAAGATTATTGATGGCCCGTTCAACAACTTCTCGGGTTCAGTGGAAGAAGTGAATGAGGAGAGGATGAAAATAAAAGTTCTCGTCTCAATCTTCGGAAGAAAAACCCCGGTCGAAATCGATTTTGTGCAAGCAGAATTGGTACATTAA
- the rpmG gene encoding 50S ribosomal protein L33 — MRDIITLECTECKRRNYSTTKNKRLHPARVEYKKYCRWCNKPVVHKETK, encoded by the coding sequence ATGAGAGACATAATCACCCTGGAATGTACTGAATGTAAGAGAAGAAATTACTCTACAACGAAGAACAAAAGATTGCATCCTGCCAGAGTAGAATATAAAAAATATTGCCGCTGGTGTAACAAACCGGTAGTTCACAAAGAGACTAAATAA
- the secE gene encoding preprotein translocase subunit SecE: MKQKIIKLYEDIIKEMKKVTWPTREELKSSTQVVVASSLVFAGLCFVIDKGISFLFSFLY; this comes from the coding sequence ATGAAACAGAAAATAATTAAGCTATACGAAGATATCATCAAAGAGATGAAAAAAGTAACCTGGCCGACCCGGGAAGAGCTGAAGAGCTCCACTCAGGTGGTTGTAGCCTCGTCGCTTGTTTTTGCCGGTTTATGTTTCGTTATTGATAAAGGAATATCATTCCTTTTCAGCTTTTTGTATTAA
- a CDS encoding T9SS type A sorting domain-containing protein: protein MLLKYLCFIFIFVVSLLRAQTNPVTFYRASDTLNHQSSEIVALTNYQYLALHSEHFYPGRVQYFLSKSYNQGVTWTTPSLFFDTTVTTLSLDDSLSVPFLVKAANNRMLAIFRVGGGIYKYKISNDGGENWGIARYLKLFTGIAVESQLKITSAIYNGGNDIILAISQNQNSIGFSRSTDNGNTFSEYQILTTGGFCNATLLPAGNGDMILACQEKNVANRKIMLMKYSAASGQWRDTTTAFTAVEEIRNPKFYKDSQGNLHIFYRQVKYTIGRFRNSDFFRITSSENGVNWQTPVQLTRYAGDDANLNINPQSVSPVIVFSSLRSSPTGKVKIWWGNGLTMGDNAAPPVIYSTKMLPAVPALGDSIFFLVYAGYHLLSLNGKIRGTLNEVPVEFNLYDDGLHNDSTTNDGIFRGFVKIASPGDFGRLSVLMNGGTHFLASSDFTFAFLIDGVKVKDSFTTGSLWVPFDRNGVIGDVSIEGKSSIRYDSIPIIFSNGFSLSGIKDGAVWTASVMSASRIDDYQTGLVGSQPEDPRNGIYRVALEDSAFGMSWQYWKYAVQSGARYWDGNHNGIYDPIDLNNNGIWEPNEDMPEILGEISYYCVYNDAVPRELRRFAEYPAGIEVRQTLYAFPNSSSYAVRDAIFIRYEIVNKGTVTPNISNAIFSAWSDTDMGDYVDDLFGTDSIRNSSYIWNEGPDGSFGVNPPAVFQTILFGQPVFIPGISFQDMNGNNIYDPGLDIPLDTAIVPMGKPFQNRLIPGASNLGLTSSQHYIGSHPTHGDPTYSTELRNYQQGRQKTGSVVDPCTWPYGQFYGGVPCSTSSKIFIYSGDPVTNTGWLNNTATDQRLFANSGPFDLKTGDTITFHNAIVVGRGTDHLNSITVTRARIDQIFHHFGAKYHYYPTGIEKDETASPEEFRLWQNYPNPFNPETVIKFSLKERSIVSLSVYNIAGQKVTELVSGEMEKGIHEKSFDGSKVSSGVYIFRLNVQSLEKGNTVYTRTVKSVLLK from the coding sequence ATGCTTTTAAAGTATTTGTGTTTTATATTCATCTTCGTTGTATCTTTGCTTAGGGCACAAACAAATCCTGTAACCTTCTATCGGGCAAGCGATACACTTAATCACCAGTCAAGTGAGATAGTTGCTTTAACCAACTACCAGTATTTAGCACTTCATTCGGAGCATTTCTACCCCGGCAGAGTTCAGTATTTCCTCTCAAAAAGCTATAACCAGGGAGTCACCTGGACCACTCCTTCACTTTTCTTTGATACAACAGTAACGACTCTTTCACTTGATGACAGTTTATCTGTTCCGTTTCTCGTTAAAGCTGCGAACAACAGAATGCTCGCCATCTTTAGAGTCGGGGGAGGTATTTATAAATATAAAATCTCCAATGACGGAGGCGAAAACTGGGGAATAGCCAGGTATCTAAAACTGTTCACCGGTATAGCAGTTGAAAGTCAGCTTAAAATAACATCGGCGATTTACAACGGCGGCAACGATATAATTCTGGCAATTTCACAGAACCAGAATTCGATCGGGTTTTCAAGAAGCACAGACAACGGGAACACTTTTTCAGAGTATCAAATACTGACAACGGGTGGATTCTGTAACGCAACACTTCTTCCGGCAGGAAATGGAGACATGATTCTTGCGTGTCAGGAAAAGAATGTAGCCAACAGGAAAATCATGCTGATGAAATACAGTGCTGCTTCAGGGCAATGGCGCGATACCACTACGGCGTTCACAGCGGTGGAAGAGATCAGAAATCCAAAATTTTATAAAGACTCGCAGGGAAATCTGCACATCTTCTACCGGCAGGTAAAATATACAATCGGTAGGTTCAGAAATTCTGATTTTTTCAGGATTACAAGTTCCGAGAACGGGGTCAACTGGCAGACACCCGTTCAGTTGACTCGATATGCCGGTGATGATGCGAATCTGAACATTAACCCTCAATCTGTGTCACCGGTGATTGTTTTTTCAAGTCTTAGGTCATCACCGACCGGAAAAGTAAAAATCTGGTGGGGGAATGGACTGACAATGGGGGATAATGCGGCACCTCCTGTTATTTACTCCACAAAAATGCTTCCGGCTGTTCCTGCACTGGGTGATTCAATTTTCTTTCTGGTTTATGCAGGTTATCATCTACTGAGTCTAAACGGGAAAATCAGGGGCACATTAAACGAAGTGCCGGTGGAATTTAACCTGTACGATGACGGACTTCATAACGATTCCACAACAAATGACGGCATATTCAGAGGTTTTGTGAAAATTGCTTCTCCGGGTGATTTTGGGAGGCTGAGTGTCCTCATGAACGGCGGGACGCATTTTCTGGCTTCTTCCGATTTCACTTTTGCCTTTTTAATAGATGGTGTAAAGGTGAAGGACAGTTTTACGACCGGGTCATTATGGGTACCGTTCGACCGAAATGGTGTAATTGGAGATGTCAGCATTGAAGGCAAATCCTCAATCAGATATGATTCGATTCCGATTATTTTTTCAAACGGGTTTTCACTTTCGGGAATCAAGGACGGGGCAGTCTGGACGGCAAGTGTGATGTCAGCCTCGAGAATAGACGATTATCAAACAGGACTTGTAGGGTCCCAGCCGGAGGACCCGAGAAACGGAATTTATCGTGTGGCACTCGAGGATTCGGCTTTCGGAATGAGCTGGCAGTACTGGAAGTATGCTGTTCAGTCAGGTGCAAGGTATTGGGACGGTAATCATAACGGGATATACGATCCAATTGACTTGAATAATAACGGAATCTGGGAGCCAAACGAGGACATGCCGGAGATTCTGGGTGAAATCTCATATTATTGTGTTTACAACGATGCTGTTCCGAGAGAATTAAGGAGATTCGCAGAATATCCTGCCGGGATAGAAGTGAGGCAGACTCTTTATGCGTTCCCAAACTCGTCTTCTTATGCGGTAAGGGATGCAATATTTATCCGGTATGAAATTGTGAATAAAGGGACTGTAACACCAAATATCTCCAATGCCATTTTTTCGGCGTGGAGTGATACCGACATGGGTGATTATGTGGATGATCTGTTCGGTACAGATTCGATAAGAAACAGCAGTTATATCTGGAACGAAGGACCTGATGGCTCTTTCGGTGTGAATCCTCCCGCTGTATTTCAGACAATATTGTTTGGTCAGCCCGTTTTCATACCCGGGATATCTTTTCAGGACATGAACGGAAACAACATTTATGATCCCGGTTTGGATATTCCTCTCGACACTGCCATTGTTCCGATGGGGAAACCTTTCCAAAACAGATTAATCCCTGGCGCATCCAATCTGGGCCTCACATCTTCGCAGCATTATATCGGTTCGCACCCCACTCACGGCGACCCAACTTATTCCACAGAACTGCGAAACTACCAGCAGGGAAGACAAAAAACCGGCTCAGTGGTTGATCCCTGTACTTGGCCCTATGGTCAGTTTTACGGCGGAGTTCCCTGCAGCACATCTTCAAAGATATTTATATACTCAGGTGATCCTGTTACCAACACCGGGTGGTTGAACAACACAGCCACTGATCAGCGACTTTTTGCCAATTCGGGGCCTTTCGACCTGAAAACGGGTGATACAATAACCTTTCACAATGCGATAGTTGTCGGCAGGGGAACGGATCACCTCAATTCTATTACTGTTACCAGGGCAAGAATCGATCAGATATTCCATCATTTCGGTGCGAAATATCACTATTACCCGACAGGGATAGAGAAAGATGAGACTGCATCTCCTGAAGAATTCAGGTTGTGGCAAAATTACCCAAATCCGTTTAATCCTGAAACCGTGATAAAATTTTCACTAAAAGAAAGAAGTATCGTTTCATTGTCGGTCTATAACATCGCCGGTCAGAAGGTTACAGAGCTGGTCTCGGGTGAAATGGAAAAAGGCATTCACGAAAAAAGTTTTGATGGTTCAAAGGTTTCGTCGGGTGTTTACATATTCCGGTTAAATGTGCAATCCTTGGAAAAAGGAAACACAGTTTACACGCGGACTGTGAAGTCAGTGTTGTTGAAGTAG
- a CDS encoding 50S ribosomal protein L10 produces MNREQKGEVIAEIVELLNDSTAIYLTDYTGVDVAQISKLRNEFRKEGVVYKVIKNTLFKRALVESGKYPKLAENMVGMTGFVFAFDNPVAPAKIIKKFNDDTQKFGLKACYIETQYYSGEQLDVLAKLPTKAEIIAGILGSINAPASGIVGTLNAVMRDLVSVIDEIAKKKAA; encoded by the coding sequence ATGAACAGAGAACAAAAAGGTGAAGTCATTGCGGAAATCGTAGAGCTTCTAAACGATTCTACCGCTATATATCTTACTGACTACACCGGAGTTGATGTGGCTCAGATCTCCAAACTCAGAAATGAGTTCAGGAAAGAGGGCGTTGTATATAAGGTTATTAAAAACACCTTGTTCAAACGCGCTCTTGTAGAGTCAGGAAAATATCCCAAACTTGCTGAGAACATGGTCGGAATGACAGGATTTGTATTCGCATTCGATAATCCTGTAGCACCTGCCAAAATCATCAAAAAATTCAATGATGATACTCAGAAATTCGGGTTAAAAGCCTGTTACATCGAGACACAATACTATTCCGGCGAACAGTTGGATGTGTTGGCAAAACTGCCGACAAAGGCAGAAATTATAGCAGGTATTCTTGGCAGCATCAATGCGCCTGCTTCAGGTATCGTTGGCACACTCAATGCGGTCATGAGAGACCTCGTTAGCGTTATCGATGAAATTGCCAAAAAGAAAGCTGCATAA
- a CDS encoding NAD(P)-binding domain-containing protein has translation MQEDNINIDEILKRSVLSESFDSINRVGIIGAGVMGQGIAQAIAANGIEVIIVEKTTDRIDYAKASLSDSIDNEIKRWAMTASEKKAITSRISWVTDIKLVAGCDLIVEAVDEEFDLKKKIFMDIDKIAKKETIFVSNTSTLSLTKLAECTGRPDKVIGMHFLNPVPKRPLVEVIKCLHTSASTLKIIKEFANRLGKTSIEVYEYPGYVTTRAIVPLLNEAMHILLEGIASAKDIDTAMKIGFNFQHGPLEMADMMGLDEVLAWMDTLWKTLGEPRYRACPILRKLVREQKLGRKTGQGFYVYDSNGKIIS, from the coding sequence ATGCAGGAAGACAATATAAACATTGATGAAATACTAAAAAGATCGGTTTTATCGGAATCTTTTGATTCTATAAACCGTGTTGGAATTATAGGTGCCGGTGTTATGGGTCAGGGTATTGCTCAGGCTATAGCAGCAAACGGCATTGAAGTCATTATCGTGGAAAAGACTACTGACAGGATTGATTATGCAAAAGCAAGTTTGTCTGACAGCATCGATAATGAAATAAAAAGATGGGCGATGACTGCATCAGAGAAAAAAGCGATCACCAGCAGAATAAGCTGGGTGACTGACATTAAACTCGTTGCAGGATGCGACCTCATAGTTGAAGCAGTCGATGAGGAATTCGATCTGAAGAAAAAAATCTTCATGGACATCGACAAGATTGCAAAGAAGGAAACAATTTTTGTTTCCAACACTTCCACTTTAAGTTTGACAAAGCTCGCAGAATGTACAGGGCGACCTGACAAGGTAATCGGGATGCACTTCCTGAATCCCGTGCCAAAGAGACCCCTTGTAGAGGTCATAAAATGTCTGCACACATCTGCGTCAACTTTGAAGATTATCAAGGAATTCGCCAACCGGCTGGGCAAGACTTCCATCGAAGTTTATGAATATCCGGGATATGTAACCACGAGAGCCATAGTTCCCCTTTTGAATGAAGCGATGCATATCCTTCTCGAGGGAATAGCTTCAGCCAAGGATATAGACACAGCCATGAAAATCGGGTTCAACTTTCAGCACGGTCCGCTCGAAATGGCAGACATGATGGGGTTGGATGAAGTGCTTGCATGGATGGATACACTTTGGAAAACTCTCGGTGAACCAAGGTACAGAGCATGCCCGATTCTCAGGAAACTTGTGCGTGAGCAGAAGCTCGGAAGAAAAACGGGTCAGGGCTTTTATGTTTATGACTCAAATGGTAAAATAATCTCGTAG
- the rplK gene encoding 50S ribosomal protein L11 yields MAKKITGYIKLQIPAGKANPSPPVGPALGQKGVNIMEFCKQFNARTAGQDGLIIPVVITVFSDKSFTFITKTPPAAVLLIKAAGLKGGSAEPNRTKVAKVTRKQVEEIAQLKMPDLNANTLEAAASMVAGTARSMGITVEG; encoded by the coding sequence ATGGCAAAAAAGATAACCGGATATATAAAACTCCAGATTCCCGCAGGAAAGGCAAACCCGTCTCCACCGGTAGGGCCAGCCTTAGGTCAAAAGGGCGTGAACATAATGGAGTTTTGTAAACAATTTAACGCCAGAACAGCCGGCCAGGATGGATTGATCATACCAGTTGTGATTACTGTCTTTTCCGACAAGTCGTTTACATTCATTACCAAGACCCCTCCGGCTGCAGTGCTTTTAATAAAAGCTGCAGGCTTAAAGGGAGGATCAGCCGAACCCAACAGAACCAAAGTAGCAAAAGTTACAAGGAAACAGGTTGAGGAAATCGCTCAATTAAAAATGCCCGATCTTAATGCTAACACACTCGAAGCAGCCGCATCAATGGTTGCAGGTACTGCTCGCAGCATGGGCATCACGGTTGAAGGATAA
- the rplL gene encoding 50S ribosomal protein L7/L12, which translates to MSEKVSQLVELIKALTLVEAAELKKALEDEFGVTAAAPVVMGAAAPAEAAAVVEEKTEFDVILAEAGANKIGVIKVVRAHTGLGLKEAKDLVEAAPKPVKEQVSKDEAEKVKKELEEAGAKVELK; encoded by the coding sequence ATGTCAGAGAAAGTATCTCAGTTAGTAGAACTAATCAAAGCTTTAACCCTTGTTGAAGCCGCTGAATTGAAGAAAGCACTCGAAGATGAATTCGGTGTTACCGCTGCCGCCCCTGTAGTTATGGGTGCTGCTGCTCCAGCCGAAGCCGCTGCTGTGGTTGAAGAGAAAACAGAATTCGATGTTATTCTTGCAGAAGCAGGCGCTAACAAGATTGGTGTTATCAAAGTTGTTAGAGCTCACACTGGTTTAGGTTTGAAAGAAGCTAAAGACCTCGTGGAAGCAGCTCCAAAGCCGGTTAAAGAACAGGTTTCAAAAGACGAAGCTGAAAAAGTCAAAAAAGAGCTTGAAGAAGCCGGTGCAAAGGTAGAATTAAAGTAA
- a CDS encoding 50S ribosomal protein L1 has translation MKISKRYKSVLAKVNVDKEYTVAQAIDVLKGASNVKFVESLECALRLGVDPRHADQMVRGTVSLPHGTGKTVKVLVVAQGPKIQEALDAGAEYAGFQEYLTAIEKNEVPDVDVVIATPDVMGQLGRFGKILGPKGLMPNPKSGTVTMDVAKAVKEVKAGKIDFRVNKQGIIHAAVGKLNFTTEQLEENAKALINQVNKLKPAAAKGTYMKSVFLSSTMGPGLKIAKEELN, from the coding sequence ATGAAAATATCGAAAAGATACAAATCAGTATTGGCGAAAGTCAATGTAGATAAAGAATACACAGTGGCACAGGCCATTGATGTTCTTAAAGGTGCATCAAATGTAAAATTTGTTGAATCACTTGAATGTGCTCTTCGTCTCGGTGTCGATCCAAGACACGCAGACCAGATGGTGAGAGGCACTGTATCACTTCCGCACGGAACAGGTAAAACTGTGAAGGTGCTTGTTGTGGCTCAGGGTCCCAAGATTCAAGAGGCACTTGATGCAGGTGCCGAGTATGCCGGCTTCCAGGAATACCTCACAGCCATCGAGAAAAATGAAGTTCCCGATGTTGATGTTGTAATCGCTACCCCGGATGTTATGGGACAGCTCGGAAGATTTGGTAAGATACTCGGACCAAAAGGTCTCATGCCGAACCCAAAAAGCGGAACAGTTACAATGGATGTAGCAAAAGCCGTCAAGGAAGTGAAGGCAGGAAAGATTGATTTCAGAGTTAACAAACAGGGTATCATTCATGCTGCCGTTGGAAAATTGAATTTTACAACCGAACAGCTTGAAGAAAATGCCAAAGCACTGATCAATCAGGTTAACAAACTGAAACCTGCAGCAGCCAAAGGTACCTACATGAAGAGTGTATTTCTCTCTTCGACAATGGGTCCCGGCTTAAAGATAGCAAAAGAAGAACTTAATTAA
- a CDS encoding acetate kinase, with amino-acid sequence MKVLVLNCGSSSIKYQFYDTVQRVALAKGLVDRIGMSGAVLTHIRYDGDKINIVGEILDHAIGIEYVLAVLLSKNHGVIEDKSEIDAVGHRVVHGGETFTGSVLITQEVIKVLQDNVGLAPLHNPPNIKGIQAVTRVLPNIPQVGVFDTAFHSKMEPKAYLYGIPYELYKSHQIRRYGFHGTSHRFVAGRAAKKLGKPLNELKVVTAHLGNGCSMAAVDHGTSVDTSMGFTPLEGLLMGTRCGDIDTSIILHIMGKEGLQLSEANTLLNKHSGLVGISGESSDMREIISAMKEGHKRSKYAFDVFCYRITKYVGAYAAAMGGIDALVFTGGIGENSPDVRSAVCKSLKFMGMDIDEAKNAAGDEDISPVDSKVKVFRIPTNEELVIALDTEVIIKGIEVDL; translated from the coding sequence ATGAAAGTATTAGTATTAAATTGCGGCAGTTCGTCGATCAAGTATCAATTCTATGATACTGTTCAAAGGGTTGCACTCGCAAAAGGTCTGGTTGACAGAATCGGAATGTCGGGAGCTGTGCTTACTCACATCAGGTATGATGGTGACAAGATTAACATAGTTGGTGAGATTCTCGATCATGCAATCGGTATAGAGTATGTTCTTGCTGTTCTTCTCTCCAAAAATCACGGAGTGATAGAAGATAAAAGTGAAATAGACGCCGTCGGGCACAGAGTTGTCCACGGTGGTGAGACCTTTACAGGTTCTGTTCTTATAACGCAGGAAGTAATAAAGGTTTTACAGGATAATGTAGGTCTGGCACCACTTCACAATCCACCAAACATTAAAGGTATTCAGGCTGTTACGAGAGTACTTCCGAATATACCACAGGTTGGTGTTTTTGATACAGCTTTCCATTCCAAGATGGAGCCAAAAGCGTATCTGTACGGAATCCCGTATGAGCTTTACAAGAGTCATCAGATTCGTCGTTATGGTTTTCACGGTACTTCGCACAGATTTGTAGCCGGAAGGGCTGCAAAAAAGCTCGGCAAACCTTTGAATGAATTGAAGGTGGTTACCGCTCACCTCGGAAACGGCTGCAGCATGGCGGCAGTTGATCATGGCACCTCGGTTGATACCTCTATGGGATTTACTCCCCTTGAAGGACTTCTGATGGGTACAAGGTGTGGTGATATCGATACATCAATTATTCTGCATATCATGGGTAAGGAAGGATTACAGCTTTCCGAAGCCAACACCCTTCTGAACAAACACAGCGGCCTCGTTGGTATCAGCGGTGAATCATCCGACATGCGTGAGATTATCTCTGCGATGAAGGAAGGTCACAAGAGATCGAAATATGCTTTTGATGTTTTCTGTTACAGAATCACCAAATATGTCGGTGCCTATGCAGCGGCAATGGGTGGAATTGATGCCCTTGTATTTACTGGTGGTATCGGCGAAAATTCTCCCGATGTCCGTTCCGCAGTCTGTAAAAGTCTGAAGTTCATGGGTATGGACATTGATGAAGCTAAAAATGCCGCAGGTGATGAAGATATCTCTCCTGTAGACTCGAAAGTGAAAGTTTTCAGAATCCCCACAAACGAAGAACTTGTGATTGCACTCGATACCGAGGTAATTATCAAGGGAATCGAAGTGGATCTCTGA
- a CDS encoding peptidylprolyl isomerase: MASIQKGSLVTMHYTGTFADGEEFESSYGKEPLVFRVGNNEIIPGLELAVLGMEVGEKKDVAVPPELGYGEYRDSLVVEVQRAQLPDMEVELGDRLELDGENGENIIMTVIELNDETITLDANHDLAGEILNFAIEIVEVK; encoded by the coding sequence ATGGCTTCAATTCAAAAAGGTTCACTCGTAACGATGCACTACACCGGTACTTTTGCGGATGGTGAGGAGTTTGAATCGTCATACGGCAAAGAACCGCTCGTTTTCAGGGTTGGTAACAATGAAATCATCCCCGGATTGGAGCTTGCAGTCCTTGGGATGGAAGTTGGTGAGAAAAAGGATGTGGCAGTTCCCCCCGAACTGGGTTACGGTGAGTATCGTGACAGTCTTGTGGTGGAAGTGCAGAGAGCCCAGTTGCCCGATATGGAAGTGGAACTCGGAGACCGGTTGGAACTCGATGGTGAAAATGGTGAAAACATTATCATGACAGTAATAGAATTGAATGATGAAACCATTACCCTTGATGCCAATCATGACCTTGCAGGAGAAATCCTGAACTTCGCGATAGAAATCGTGGAAGTTAAATAG